One genomic window of Paenisporosarcina antarctica includes the following:
- a CDS encoding YlaN family protein, protein MDTKSQQLYQQKAVELLKADGEKIAKLIKVQMNHLTLPQCPLYEEVLDTQMFGLSKEIDFAVKLGLMEREEGKTLLSTLEKELSLMHDAYTKK, encoded by the coding sequence ATGGATACTAAATCACAACAATTATACCAGCAAAAGGCTGTTGAACTCTTAAAAGCTGATGGAGAAAAAATAGCGAAATTGATTAAGGTTCAAATGAATCACTTAACACTGCCACAATGTCCACTCTACGAAGAAGTCTTAGATACACAAATGTTTGGCCTCTCAAAAGAAATTGATTTTGCCGTCAAACTAGGACTTATGGAACGTGAAGAAGGAAAAACACTTCTTTCTACACTTGAAAAAGAATTATCTTTGATGCATGATGCTTATACAAAGAAATAA
- a CDS encoding YlaH-like family protein — MNEQQFVYDKMYPTARVLYEFLPNYNMAGYALYLVIFLLSVLVYKLGFAKKLRLSQNIVIYIFLLLGCLMLTFLAFFLPVVEGLIVAAMILILYKIRLHNEKKRSASAS, encoded by the coding sequence TTGAACGAACAGCAATTTGTCTATGACAAGATGTACCCAACTGCGCGTGTTCTTTATGAATTCCTTCCGAACTACAATATGGCAGGATACGCGTTGTATCTTGTCATCTTCTTACTATCTGTGTTAGTTTATAAACTCGGATTCGCAAAAAAGTTAAGATTGTCTCAAAACATTGTTATTTATATCTTTTTGCTTTTAGGATGTTTAATGCTTACATTTTTAGCCTTTTTCTTACCCGTTGTAGAAGGACTAATAGTGGCGGCGATGATTTTAATATTATATAAAATACGTCTGCACAATGAAAAAAAGAGAAGCGCTAGCGCAAGCTAG
- a CDS encoding FtsW/RodA/SpoVE family cell cycle protein, with product MISYIKRYIKNFDYPLFITYMFLCLFGLVMIYSASMVWSVNVYGYEPDFFYKRQILNLLVAFPVFLIAAFIPYKHYRRKSIMAIMLFVMFSLLVSVHFIGDLVNGARSWIILGPIRLQPSEVAKIILILYFASVFTNKRSKGKLDSINESIAPPVTILVIAFFLILSEVDMGTAGIILFVCVSMLAASGILFKTFVKLFSIIFGLILLVSPILYLVRDKLITPKRVERLEAFWNPFEYELDAGFQVVNGYLAIGAGGVKGLGLGQSVQKLGYLPEPQTDFIMAIIAEELGIVGTFIVIGGLGFIVLRAFSIALSTQDTQARMIATGIGSLIGIQTFVNLGGLLGLIPLTGVTLPFISYGGTSIVLLSLAMGILLNVSMFVKNEKIRS from the coding sequence ATGATTTCATATATCAAACGCTATATTAAAAACTTTGATTACCCATTATTTATTACATATATGTTCTTATGTTTATTTGGGTTAGTAATGATTTATAGTGCTAGCATGGTTTGGTCAGTCAATGTATATGGCTATGAACCTGATTTTTTTTATAAGCGTCAAATCTTAAATTTGCTTGTTGCATTTCCTGTTTTTTTAATCGCAGCTTTCATACCTTACAAACATTATCGACGTAAATCGATTATGGCAATCATGCTTTTCGTCATGTTTTCCTTACTGGTTAGTGTTCATTTTATTGGGGATCTAGTAAATGGTGCAAGAAGTTGGATTATACTAGGCCCTATACGTTTACAACCATCTGAGGTAGCGAAAATAATTTTAATTTTATATTTCGCAAGTGTTTTTACGAATAAAAGATCAAAAGGGAAGTTGGATTCAATAAATGAATCAATTGCTCCACCTGTAACCATCTTAGTCATTGCTTTTTTCTTAATTTTAAGTGAAGTGGATATGGGGACTGCAGGTATTATTTTATTTGTTTGTGTTTCTATGTTAGCAGCTAGTGGTATCCTTTTTAAAACATTTGTAAAATTATTTAGTATTATTTTCGGTTTAATCCTATTAGTTTCACCGATTCTATATCTTGTAAGAGATAAATTAATAACACCGAAAAGAGTAGAACGTTTAGAAGCTTTCTGGAATCCTTTTGAGTATGAATTAGACGCTGGGTTTCAAGTTGTTAATGGATACTTAGCGATTGGTGCAGGGGGAGTTAAAGGGCTAGGATTGGGTCAATCAGTTCAAAAATTAGGTTATTTGCCTGAGCCGCAAACAGATTTTATCATGGCAATTATTGCTGAAGAATTAGGCATAGTTGGTACATTTATCGTCATTGGAGGCCTAGGTTTTATCGTATTACGTGCTTTTTCTATTGCTTTAAGTACGCAAGATACACAAGCCCGTATGATTGCCACTGGTATTGGAAGTTTAATTGGAATTCAGACATTCGTTAATTTAGGTGGGCTATTAGGCTTAATTCCTCTAACTGGAGTTACACTTCCGTTTATTAGTTATGGCGGAACGTCCATTGTTTTGTTATCTTTAGCTATGGGAATATTGTTAAATGTCTCAATGTTTGTCAAAAACGAAAAAATACGAAGCTAA
- the typA gene encoding translational GTPase TypA, whose translation MTNLRHDLRNIAIIAHVDHGKTTLVDQMLKQSGTFRSNEHVDERAMDSGDIERERGITILAKNTAIQYKDVKINILDTPGHADFGGEVERIMKMVDGVLLIVDAYEGCMPQTRFVLKKALEQNLQPIVVVNKIDRDFARPEEVVDEVLELFIELEANDDQLEFPVIFASGMNGTASLSSDVEDQEENMQVIYDAIIEKIPAPVDNKEEPLQFQVALLDYNDYVGRIGIGRVFRGTMELGQQVTLMKLDGKTKNFRVTKMFGFMGLKRIDIQQAHAGDLIAVSGMEDINVGETVCPTEHPEALPILRIDEPTLQMTFLVNNSPFAGREGKWVTSRKIDERLQSQLQTDVSLRVDPTDSPDAWVVSGRGELHLSILIENMRREGFEIQVSKPEVIVRVIDGVRCEPVERVQVDVPEEHVGSIIESMGERKGEMLDMVNNGSGQVRLVFMVPARGLIGYTTDFMTLTRGYGIINHTFDSYQPMQKGRVGGRSKGVLVAMSTGTASEYGILGIEERGTIFAEPGSEIYEGMIVGEHTRDNDLTVNITKMKAANNIRSANKEATTTRKKPRIMTLEESLEYLNDDEYCEITPQSIRLRKKVLDKAERERVTKKTKTAENG comes from the coding sequence TTGACTAATTTACGTCACGATTTAAGAAATATTGCAATTATTGCCCACGTTGACCATGGTAAAACTACTTTAGTTGACCAAATGTTGAAACAATCTGGTACTTTCCGTTCAAACGAACATGTGGACGAGCGTGCCATGGATTCAGGTGATATCGAGCGTGAGCGCGGTATAACAATCCTAGCTAAAAATACAGCGATCCAATATAAAGATGTGAAGATTAACATTCTTGACACGCCTGGCCACGCTGATTTTGGTGGAGAAGTAGAACGTATAATGAAAATGGTAGACGGTGTTCTACTAATCGTTGACGCATACGAAGGCTGTATGCCACAAACACGTTTTGTATTGAAAAAAGCACTAGAACAAAATTTACAACCTATTGTAGTTGTAAATAAAATTGACCGTGACTTTGCACGTCCTGAAGAAGTAGTGGACGAAGTTCTTGAACTTTTCATTGAACTTGAAGCAAATGACGATCAATTAGAATTTCCAGTTATTTTTGCATCAGGTATGAATGGTACTGCAAGTCTTTCTTCTGACGTTGAAGATCAAGAAGAAAACATGCAAGTTATTTATGATGCAATTATCGAAAAAATCCCGGCTCCTGTAGATAATAAAGAAGAGCCATTGCAGTTCCAAGTAGCTCTTTTAGATTATAACGATTACGTTGGACGTATCGGTATTGGCCGCGTTTTCCGTGGAACAATGGAATTAGGACAACAAGTAACTCTTATGAAATTAGACGGAAAAACAAAAAACTTCCGAGTTACAAAAATGTTTGGATTTATGGGTCTGAAACGTATTGATATTCAACAAGCTCATGCTGGTGATTTAATTGCCGTATCAGGAATGGAAGATATCAACGTTGGAGAAACAGTTTGTCCAACTGAACATCCTGAAGCATTACCAATTTTACGCATTGATGAGCCAACTCTTCAAATGACGTTCCTAGTGAACAACAGTCCATTTGCTGGCCGTGAAGGAAAATGGGTAACATCTCGTAAAATTGATGAGCGCCTGCAATCTCAACTTCAAACAGATGTTTCACTTCGCGTAGATCCAACTGACTCTCCTGATGCATGGGTTGTATCTGGTCGTGGAGAATTGCATTTATCAATCTTGATTGAAAACATGCGTCGTGAAGGTTTCGAAATACAAGTGTCGAAACCAGAAGTTATCGTTCGCGTTATAGATGGTGTTCGTTGTGAGCCAGTTGAACGTGTTCAAGTTGATGTACCTGAAGAACATGTTGGTTCAATTATTGAATCAATGGGTGAACGTAAAGGTGAAATGCTTGATATGGTTAATAACGGTTCAGGTCAAGTACGTTTAGTATTTATGGTTCCTGCTCGTGGGTTAATCGGATACACTACTGATTTCATGACGTTAACACGTGGATACGGAATCATTAACCACACATTTGATAGCTACCAACCAATGCAAAAAGGTCGTGTAGGTGGACGTAGTAAAGGTGTTCTTGTTGCAATGTCAACAGGTACTGCATCTGAATACGGAATTTTAGGAATTGAAGAACGTGGTACAATTTTCGCTGAACCAGGCTCTGAAATTTATGAAGGAATGATTGTTGGAGAACATACTCGTGATAATGACTTAACAGTTAATATTACAAAAATGAAAGCAGCCAACAATATTCGTTCTGCAAATAAAGAAGCAACAACAACTAGAAAAAAACCACGTATCATGACTTTAGAAGAGTCTCTTGAATACCTAAATGATGATGAGTACTGTGAAATTACACCTCAATCGATTCGTTTGCGTAAAAAAGTGCTTGATAAAGCTGAACGTGAACGTGTAACGAAAAAAACTAAAACAGCTGAAAATGGCTGA
- a CDS encoding inositol monophosphatase family protein, protein MEHQMLDYYAKDLIKKAGIKIRHSFSSELAIESKSDANDLVTNIDKEIEQYFIHHIRKDYPGHLILGEEGFGDNISALDGYVWMLDPIDGTMNFIHQQRNFAISLGIYKDGVGVLGYIYDVIHNELYSAQKGHGAYLNDEPIPVLESTTISEAIIGLSPNWIIPNRRIDNEGLIKLVQDVRGIRSYGSAALELAYVATGRIDAYISLRLSPWDIAGGVVIAQEVGAVATNLNGQPLKFLEQDTFLVARKSIHETLLSNYISLK, encoded by the coding sequence TTGGAACATCAAATGCTAGATTACTATGCAAAGGATTTAATAAAAAAAGCTGGAATAAAAATACGCCATTCATTCTCAAGCGAACTTGCTATTGAATCTAAATCGGATGCTAATGACTTAGTAACCAATATTGATAAAGAAATTGAACAATATTTTATTCATCATATTCGCAAAGATTATCCAGGACACTTGATTTTAGGTGAAGAAGGATTCGGTGATAACATCAGTGCATTAGATGGCTACGTATGGATGTTAGATCCAATTGATGGCACAATGAATTTTATCCATCAACAAAGAAATTTTGCTATTTCTTTAGGTATATATAAAGATGGTGTTGGAGTATTAGGCTACATATATGATGTTATTCACAATGAGTTATATAGTGCACAAAAAGGGCATGGGGCTTATTTAAATGATGAACCAATTCCGGTTTTGGAATCAACAACAATTTCAGAAGCTATTATTGGATTAAGTCCAAATTGGATTATACCGAACCGTCGTATTGATAATGAAGGTCTAATTAAACTTGTTCAAGATGTTAGAGGAATACGTTCATACGGGTCTGCTGCACTTGAGCTTGCTTATGTCGCAACAGGGCGGATTGATGCTTATATTTCTTTGAGATTATCTCCTTGGGACATAGCGGGAGGAGTAGTTATCGCTCAAGAAGTTGGGGCGGTTGCGACAAATTTAAATGGTCAGCCACTAAAATTTTTAGAACAAGATACTTTCCTAGTAGCTCGAAAAAGTATACATGAGACTTTACTAAGTAATTACATTTCTTTAAAATAG
- a CDS encoding YlaF family protein, producing the protein MKNIKWVFVLFSLLALLSMFAIGISVGLRSVPGILASILLLIVVMGFGFKTKKKMRDKGLL; encoded by the coding sequence ATGAAAAATATTAAATGGGTATTTGTACTATTTTCCCTGCTAGCTTTATTATCAATGTTTGCCATTGGAATTTCTGTTGGCTTACGCAGTGTTCCAGGTATCCTTGCTAGCATATTATTACTTATTGTAGTAATGGGATTTGGCTTTAAAACAAAAAAGAAAATGCGCGACAAAGGATTATTGTAA
- the pyc gene encoding pyruvate carboxylase, with translation MKTIKKILVANRGEIAIRIFRACTELNLSTVSIYSREDSGSFHRYKADESYLVGDGKKPIDAYLDIEGILQIAKDSKSDAIHPGYGFLSENVDFARRCEEEGIIFIGPTSTHLDMFGDKVKARHQAVLAGIPVIPGTDGPVHSIEEVKAFGEEYGYPLMIKASLGGGGRGMRSVPTVNDVESGYERAKSEAKAAFGSDEVYVEKLVYKPKHIEVQILGDKHGNLVHLYERDCSIQRRHQKVVEIAPSNSLTKELRDRICDAAVQLMNNVKYINAGTVEFLVSGDEFYFIEVNPRIQVEHTITEMVTGIDIVHSQIHIADGSSLFEEEIGMPTQEEIPLFGFAIQSRVTTEDPLNNFMPDTGKLMVYRSGGGFGVRLDAGNGFQGAVISPYYDSLLVKVSTWGKTFKEAAAKMDRNLQEFRIRGIKTNIPFLGNVVKHQNFITGNFNTSFIDSTPELFLFPLRKDRGTKLLNYIGNVTVNGFPGIEKASKPVFTVPRKPKIDLLVPPTPGTKQILTERGAEGLVKWIHEQQDVLITDTTFRDAHQSLLATRVRSNDMYEIAEQSARGMHDAFSFEMWGGATFDVAYRFLRENPWDRLIKMREMIPNVLLQMLVRGANAVGYKNYPDNVIREFIQSSAESGIDVFRIFDSLNWIKGMEVAIDAARQSGKIAEASICYTGDILDDNRAKYTVSYYKEMAKELEAAGAHILAIKDMAGLLKPEAAYRLVSELKDTVSLPIHLHTHDTSGNGIYLYARAIDAGVDIVDTALGTMAGLTSQPSANSLTYALKGAKREIRTNIKEIEQLSNYWEDVRKYYQVFESGMMSPHTEIYVHEMPGGQYSNLQQQAKAVGLGGRFEEVTAMYSVVNLMFGDVVKVTPSSKVVGDMALFMVQNDLTEETVLSRGLTIDFPDSVIEFFQGYIGQPYGGFPKELQKVILKDREAITVRPGELLEPVNFDELKEELFHKLNRPVDSHEVLAYALYPKVFDEYSVMEKKFGDVSVLDTPTFLYGMRLGEEIEVEIQKGKTLIIKMVSISQPQSDGNRVIYFELNGQPREVIIQDMTIESDVTQKPKADVANPNHIGATMPGTVLKVAIANGSRVKRGDHLLITEAMKMETTVQAPYNGVIKEIHVSTGSSIATGDLLIEMEKE, from the coding sequence ATGAAGACGATTAAGAAGATATTAGTAGCTAACCGCGGAGAAATTGCCATCCGTATTTTCCGTGCTTGTACCGAATTAAACTTGAGTACCGTATCAATTTATTCAAGAGAAGACAGTGGTTCATTCCATCGGTACAAAGCAGATGAATCGTATTTAGTTGGAGATGGAAAAAAACCAATTGATGCCTATTTAGATATTGAAGGAATATTACAAATTGCAAAAGATAGTAAATCTGATGCGATTCATCCTGGGTATGGATTCCTTTCTGAAAACGTAGATTTTGCAAGACGATGCGAAGAAGAGGGTATCATTTTTATTGGTCCAACGTCGACACATTTAGATATGTTCGGAGACAAGGTAAAAGCTCGTCACCAAGCTGTATTAGCTGGGATTCCCGTTATTCCAGGGACTGACGGACCTGTTCACTCCATAGAAGAAGTAAAAGCATTTGGCGAAGAATATGGCTACCCTTTAATGATTAAAGCGTCCTTAGGTGGAGGCGGTCGCGGAATGCGAAGTGTCCCTACAGTGAACGATGTTGAGTCAGGATACGAGCGAGCAAAATCAGAAGCAAAAGCTGCTTTTGGATCCGATGAAGTATACGTTGAAAAGCTTGTATATAAGCCAAAACATATAGAAGTTCAAATTTTAGGGGATAAGCACGGCAATTTGGTGCATCTGTACGAACGTGATTGTTCAATTCAACGGAGACATCAAAAAGTAGTTGAAATTGCTCCTTCTAACTCCTTAACAAAAGAATTACGTGATCGTATTTGTGATGCAGCGGTTCAATTAATGAATAATGTAAAGTACATAAACGCTGGAACAGTGGAATTTTTGGTTTCAGGAGATGAGTTTTACTTCATCGAAGTGAATCCGCGAATTCAAGTAGAACATACCATTACAGAGATGGTGACGGGAATCGATATCGTCCATTCTCAAATTCATATTGCAGATGGTTCATCCTTATTTGAAGAAGAAATTGGGATGCCTACTCAAGAAGAAATTCCGTTATTCGGTTTTGCGATTCAATCTCGTGTGACAACAGAGGATCCATTAAATAATTTTATGCCTGATACAGGGAAATTAATGGTGTACCGCTCTGGTGGAGGCTTTGGAGTTCGGTTAGATGCTGGTAATGGCTTCCAAGGTGCGGTCATTTCACCATACTACGATTCTTTGCTTGTAAAAGTATCAACATGGGGCAAAACGTTTAAAGAAGCTGCTGCAAAAATGGACCGCAATTTACAAGAATTCCGGATTCGTGGCATTAAAACGAACATTCCATTTTTAGGGAATGTCGTTAAACATCAAAACTTTATTACAGGTAATTTTAATACGAGCTTTATTGATTCAACACCAGAACTGTTCTTGTTCCCACTTCGTAAAGACCGTGGAACAAAACTATTAAATTATATTGGTAACGTAACAGTGAATGGTTTCCCAGGAATAGAAAAAGCATCAAAGCCGGTGTTTACCGTTCCAAGAAAACCAAAAATTGATTTATTAGTTCCACCAACACCTGGGACAAAACAAATCCTAACTGAACGTGGAGCAGAAGGACTAGTTAAGTGGATTCACGAACAACAAGATGTGTTAATAACCGATACGACTTTCCGTGATGCCCATCAATCATTACTAGCTACACGTGTACGTTCAAATGACATGTACGAAATTGCTGAGCAGTCAGCGAGAGGTATGCATGATGCTTTTTCTTTTGAAATGTGGGGTGGGGCAACATTTGATGTTGCATATCGATTCTTAAGAGAAAATCCATGGGATCGGTTAATAAAAATGCGTGAAATGATTCCTAATGTACTGTTACAAATGCTTGTACGTGGAGCAAATGCTGTTGGATATAAAAACTATCCTGATAATGTTATTCGTGAATTTATCCAATCATCAGCTGAGTCAGGTATCGATGTATTCCGAATCTTTGATAGCTTGAACTGGATTAAAGGGATGGAAGTTGCTATCGATGCTGCAAGACAATCGGGTAAAATTGCAGAAGCATCTATTTGTTATACTGGCGATATTTTAGATGATAACCGCGCGAAATATACTGTCTCATATTACAAAGAAATGGCCAAAGAACTAGAAGCTGCAGGTGCTCATATTTTAGCAATTAAAGATATGGCAGGTTTATTAAAACCTGAAGCTGCATATCGTCTCGTTTCTGAACTAAAAGATACAGTTTCATTGCCAATACATCTTCATACTCATGATACAAGTGGGAACGGTATCTATTTATATGCAAGAGCAATTGATGCGGGCGTAGATATCGTCGATACTGCACTTGGAACGATGGCTGGATTGACTTCACAACCTAGTGCAAACAGTCTTACGTATGCTTTAAAGGGTGCTAAAAGAGAAATTCGTACAAACATCAAAGAAATAGAACAATTATCAAATTACTGGGAAGATGTACGAAAATATTACCAGGTATTCGAGTCTGGTATGATGAGCCCACATACTGAAATTTATGTGCATGAAATGCCAGGTGGACAATATAGTAATCTGCAGCAACAAGCAAAAGCAGTGGGACTTGGTGGACGTTTTGAAGAAGTGACAGCGATGTATTCAGTCGTTAATTTAATGTTTGGTGATGTGGTAAAAGTTACTCCTTCTTCCAAAGTGGTAGGGGATATGGCTCTATTCATGGTCCAAAATGACCTAACAGAAGAAACTGTGCTATCACGAGGACTTACTATTGATTTCCCTGACTCAGTAATCGAGTTTTTCCAAGGCTATATTGGACAACCTTATGGTGGATTCCCCAAAGAATTGCAAAAAGTGATTTTAAAAGATCGCGAAGCTATTACAGTTCGCCCAGGTGAATTATTAGAACCTGTTAATTTTGATGAATTAAAAGAAGAACTTTTCCATAAACTAAATCGTCCAGTAGATAGTCATGAAGTACTTGCTTACGCGTTATATCCTAAAGTGTTTGATGAATATTCAGTTATGGAGAAAAAGTTTGGAGATGTATCTGTTCTTGATACGCCAACTTTCTTATATGGAATGCGATTAGGTGAAGAAATTGAAGTGGAAATTCAAAAAGGCAAGACGCTAATCATTAAAATGGTTTCAATAAGCCAACCACAATCAGATGGTAATCGGGTCATTTATTTTGAATTAAATGGACAACCTCGAGAAGTTATTATACAAGACATGACGATAGAGTCTGATGTTACGCAAAAACCGAAAGCGGATGTCGCAAATCCAAATCATATCGGTGCTACAATGCCTGGAACTGTTTTAAAAGTTGCCATAGCTAATGGTAGCCGTGTAAAACGTGGCGATCATTTGCTTATTACAGAAGCCATGAAAATGGAAACAACTGTTCAAGCTCCATATAATGGTGTTATTAAAGAAATTCACGTTTCAACTGGCTCGTCTATTGCGACAGGCGATTTATTAATTGAAATGGAAAAAGAGTAA
- a CDS encoding YlaI family protein produces MRVKCVICDIINELEDDSPQAKKLRNRPIHTYMCNPCHERIEEKTRVRLATGKFVFYKSSRRIEEDF; encoded by the coding sequence ATGCGTGTAAAGTGTGTCATTTGTGACATTATTAATGAATTAGAAGATGATTCACCTCAAGCAAAAAAGCTACGTAATCGTCCAATTCATACGTATATGTGTAATCCCTGCCATGAACGGATTGAAGAGAAAACACGTGTAAGATTAGCGACTGGGAAATTTGTGTTCTACAAAAGCTCTCGCAGAATAGAAGAAGATTTTTAA
- a CDS encoding molybdopterin-binding protein: protein METIIPLKGEVKFKITLDPAVWIFDDRRIDLDTFFTEQHIEIDELDEYTKKVSAHWSREIMEGATFPPTLKTEKKYERTKMLTGTFGIYLKHFLQNAEVKEGATSVVFETATGEEYSFPLEQADSLIFKYSQDGKPLKEDGPVYVLLADGSNMHNPIKHVKAVRVD from the coding sequence ATGGAAACGATTATTCCACTTAAAGGCGAAGTGAAATTTAAAATAACTCTGGATCCAGCAGTGTGGATTTTTGATGATCGACGGATTGATCTGGATACATTTTTTACGGAACAACATATTGAGATAGATGAGTTGGATGAATATACAAAGAAAGTATCAGCTCATTGGTCCCGTGAAATTATGGAAGGTGCAACTTTTCCACCAACCTTAAAAACCGAAAAGAAATATGAGAGAACAAAAATGTTAACAGGTACATTTGGTATTTATTTAAAGCATTTTTTACAAAATGCTGAAGTTAAAGAGGGTGCTACATCTGTAGTCTTCGAAACTGCAACTGGCGAAGAATATTCTTTCCCACTTGAACAAGCAGACTCACTTATTTTCAAGTATAGTCAAGATGGTAAACCTTTGAAAGAAGATGGACCTGTTTATGTCCTTCTTGCAGACGGATCTAACATGCACAACCCCATTAAACATGTGAAAGCAGTTCGAGTAGATTAG